In Aedes albopictus strain Foshan chromosome 3, AalbF5, whole genome shotgun sequence, the genomic window ACGAAGTGAAACACGTCAAGTTTGTGGTCGTTGATCGTTTGGGCATGAATCCGTGCTGGTCCAGCGAGATATGATGGGAGAAACACTGAACCAACCTTTGAAGAACTATCTTCTCCATGAGCTTAGAGATGACACTCAACGAAGCAATTCCCCGGTAGTTTGAGACAGTCCTCTTGCAGCCTTTCTTAAAAACTGGAAAAACAAATGACTGCTTCCAGCAATCCGGAAAAACGCCAGTAGAGATGGAAAGATTGAACACGCAGGTCAATGGAGTAGCAAGCGAGTCCACACAACGTTTGATGACTATCGGAGGAATACCATCCGGACCGCATCCCGTAGATGATTTCAGCTCTTTACCAGCAGTAATGACCGCATCGTTAGTGATATCAAAACGCAGAGCGGCTGAAGGAAGGCTTGGAACGTTTCGGGTAGCGTCGTCTATGTCCTGCAGGTTAAGCTGTTCATCAACGAACACCCTACTGAATTGGGAGCGGAACAAATCGGCAATTGAGGCGGTAGTATCGGCTTCATGTAATCCATCAGTCATCGTAGAGGGCAATCCAGTTTCCTTCCGCTGATCGTTTACGTGTCGCCAAAAACTCTTAGGGTTCGATTTGAGGTTGTTTTGTAGGCGAACTAGGTGAGCATTGTAGAGGCGATCATTAAGTTGCTTATAAGCCGTGTTCGCTTCTAGATAACATGTTCTAGTAGAATCCGTGCGATATTTGCTGTGACGTCTCAGGGCTGCCTGTTTCACTCTTTTCAGGTTTTTGAGGTCGGCATTTGACCAAGCGGGTTTTGACGGTTCACGTTTAGACTTTTTGGGAACAAACTGGTCAATAGCATATAGCAACACACTAGACAATGTGCTAGCAGCGAGGTTTACGTCCGAATTACTCAAAATTCCGTTCCAATCGACACGAGCAAGGAAACCATCCATTTCGTCGAATTTTGCTCGGCTGAAATCATACGTGATGCTTTCCGAAGTGTCGTGGAAGCAACGATGTGGTTTCTTTTCCAAATTGATCAACAGTGGGAGGTGATGCCTCCCGATTTTAACGAGCGGCGCAGGGGCTTGCGTAACCATACAGTCGACGGTCAGCTCGTTGCTCACAAAGCATAAATCAAGTGACCGATTATTCTCGTTTTCCACACCAACCATCTGTTTGAGCCCTGCAGTACAATATGCATCAAGCAGCTCGCGTGAAGGTTCGCCAAGTGAAGACCGGGAAGAACATGGAAAGAAAGCTCCGCGGGGATCACGCTGCCAGGAAATCGTGCTCATGTTAAAATCGCCGAGGATGACCACGTTATCTCTGGGAGCCATTTGCGATACAACCCAGTTGAGCGAATCGATGTGACTCTCTATCAAAGATATGTCATTCACTCGATCGGGAGGAATGTACACAATGCAAACATAAATTTCTGCGTCGACAGTAGAAATTGCGACCCACAGCTGTTCAACCGACGAGCAATTCGGAGGGTTGATCAATCGGGACCTGAACCCAGAGCGCACCGCCAGTAACACACCGCCACCGATGCTCTTGTTGCTATTTGACGGCGATCGGTCCTGTCGGTATACGACGAAAGAGTCGTCGAACAGCTGATTAGAGATGGTATCATCGTTCAGCCATGTTTCGGTGAGGGCGTAGACATCGTAGCTCCCGTCACTAAGAGCCAGCTGATACTCGGCGATAGAGCTGTTGATACCACCAACATTTTGGTAATACCAAACGACGTTAGAGGAAGCAGCTGCCACATTAGCATCACGGGGCGAGGACCTACGAATCGAAGAATCTTCAGGACGAGAATTGCTGCTATGGATGTTATACATGCCTTGGTTGGCAGATTGGAAGACCCCATCTCCAGCACTAGACTCAGGGCCGGGACGACTTGGATGGCAGGAACGAGTAGACAGCGGCATGTTATCGTCGACAGCAAAAGGCGCGACTGAGCTAGGTGGATCCGGGGCTTCCGTACTGCTTAGTGTCGTGCGTCCCGGGTCAAGTGGCGGTATGCTTGAGGAATAGTGCGTCGGCGAAGTGATGTGCGTTGGACACGACGATGACTTTCTACGAGCGATAATGCCCGCCGAAGAATACAAACTGGAAACGGAATGGCGATCAGGTACGGAGAGGTTTGCGTATTGAAGGTACTTGCCTGTGGAAGGAGGTTGGAGGACCTCGACTGCAGACTCAACAACAGGAACTGTCATTTGATCTTGAGCCCAAAAGCTCAATTGGCAGAATATTCTAAATGAAACACGATCGCGACTAAGAAGTCATCATACGAGGAAGCTGAACTTGATACAGAAGACCATCCCGAAGATcacctatattacttcaaaagTTTGGTATAGGGCTTCAAATCTACCAATCACTAGGGGATTCACCAACAAGATTAGGACGGAAATAGGCTTTGCAGAGAGTAGCGTTTGCTAACCTAGTCTTACCCAAAAACCGTGGGGGCTGAATTGTCCGGAAATGAAAGCAAAAGCACTCCTTGTGAATCGCTTGCTTTACTTTTCTCCTCAGCTTCCTTTTTTAagcaacttcttggagaatcgaaATATACCAACACAATCACAGTTCAGCCACATTGAATTAGTGATTGTAGAAATTCAGCAGCTACCAGATATTATCATCAATTCACCGTCGTCGCAAGGAATATATAAACAAACCCTGGCATTACTGTCAGAACCTGGATTTGTGGCAGCGGAACAACGTGACTGGAAACTGATTTTCAAAGACATACACAGCAAATCACTCTCTCCATATCAACGTACCCATTGGTTCATGGTAATGCACTTCAAAATAAAATACCGAGAGTTTCTTTACCGTAGAGGCACTATCGATAACCCTTATTGTGAAGTATATCCCTTAGAACCAGATACAGTAGTGCGTTAACTGTTTAGGTGTCAACGTAGGAGAGATGTTTTGAGATATTAGAGAAGAGAACTTTTGAATAAAGAATCTAGGTCAGTCAGGTAGGAAACCGTAGAATTCATATATTCAACGCTAAGAAACATTAGTCGATTTTCCAAGCAGTTTATACTTAAAGCACTAGCAACATTTTATTGCTATCTAATAGAAACTCCAGGCAACGAAATAGGTTTAGAAAATTTGGTATTTTATATCAATGTTAACAATTAATTAGACGAAACATAATGTTTTACATAAAAAAAGTGGAATCAtaactgctatacgccagtgatacctggtgtgtatcagtggagaacattaAACGGCTGcatgtcttcatcaatagatacctGTGGTATATAATTCACGCATGGCGGCCTCAGAATGGGATCATTaacgtggagctctatcgtcgatgtcatcaaaggccgattgcgacagaaattcgggagcgagagTAAAAGTGAGTCAGCCAAACTCTACGCAGGGACAgacacgaaatctgcaagcaagagtTAGTTTGAAACCCAGAAGGATattgcagcagaggcaggcccagaggctGATGGTggggcagcctcaacaaggaaataaagaaaGTCGACCTGTGGacatggccacaggtcaaggcgatggcgagaAATCGTCCAGGTAGGAGACCTTTCAATTTAGGTCTTTTGCTACACCATGGGTACTCAAGACTGcaagtatgtaaataaataaGACTTTACACCAACCCCCAAATTTTGCAGAAGATCAACGCATACAGGAAGAAGATCAGCAGCCTTTAAGCTTCGGGATATACGCCTTACTACACACGCCTCTGCTACCGGAGCTAAAGAATTCCCCATCCAGTAGGCCATCATCAGCCAGCATCCGAATCGCGATAGCCAGTATGACGGGCAAAAacataaaagcaaaaaaaaagtggtggagaatcctcttcagccCCATCGTCCGTCCAAGTCCAACTTCGCTAAGTCTAATGCGCACTGCCTTGCTTCTACCTATACATATTGTAGGCATGAGCTGCGAGGTCCAGCGTCCAGCTTTTTTTGCCACCACAATCATCATCGTTCCACGGGTTTGGTCGGACTCGGTTATCGCCGAAAATGAGTATCAATCAGCCAGCAGCGGGTGGTGGTGTGGTGGCAGACCAGGCCcgatttgtaagattttgaagGTTATTTGCGGTGCGCAAGGAACGTGCTAGCAAGCGAAAACGAAACACGAACTAAAAACGATGACCCAGCAGGTTTTCTTTTCGCTTCTGAGAGAGGTTCCGTGGAGGTGCTGCCTTTcagggggatttctccagaatttcgatTTCGTTTCAATTGGTCTAGGATTTCGATTTCATCTATTATTTGTGTGGTTTGGGTAATGAAAGCGGCAAAATGGTTTTCAATGAAAGCTACCGTCGTAGCAATGGTTCAAGTGAAGGCTTATTTACTTTTTTAGGGTCAACAGAACATTAAATACATACTGTGATTTTTTGTGTAAAACCGCACTCTGTCATAGCTGTATCTGTTGTAACGCTACTAAGTTAGCCAATCATATTTACAGAATCTTgtgaaaaataaactcaaagtgAATTGAAGGGAGTAGTCTAGAAATCTCCAGAAATACGGATATGCGATAGAATATATCGCGCGATCACCTACTAGACTACAAAAGATATCTGAACTCTCAAGTCATTTCATACATTGCTTCCAACATTTTTCCACACAATTGTAACAAACCCATAGCCTACTGCCCTTTTTTTCTGGTACAATTGGTTTCCTCGTGTACTCACACATTTGCCAAGACATTTGACGGGCCAATCAGGCCCCAGTAGTACACGCCCCGTAGCCTACTAATTCCTGGGATTCACAGTTGCATAACATCCGCCCCGGTGTCCAACTGACCAAACTCCTTCGGCGTTGctgtgtttctttttttttctctgctgACACATGCTGCTGCTGCACCGCCGCCGCGCGCCGTACACGGACATGATGTTTTGCAAACTGACGAAACGGACGAACTGAAacctgaggattgcggactgaaatttgacagcagccaggctgctgccaaacctccaaaatgatcagagtgtgcctggatacaagttTGGTTTGCTTAGTCACGTTAAAACAAGTGAAACATTtaatgacacacaaactttgcCGTTAGATACGAAAACGTTTAAAACGTTTTATCTGTGAGAAAATTATGTGTGAAACTTGCCTAAAATTTGTAAATTGTTCTTCGAAGCCCATAATGACCAAGTCAGCTGAATATACGTTTTATTGTAGCTTTTGCTGTAATCGATATGTTTGAGCCTTGGTTTAAACGTTGTGTGAAGTAGTTTATGCGTGTACTTCGAAattgatctccatagagataagaaACTTTACAACGGGGAGCACTGGAAGAAAGAGTACGTGCTCAAATTGAATAACCAAAAAAGTTGAGTCCGCATCCCTCAGACTGAAACCTAAATCGCGAAACGCGTGggccgtcgtcgccgccgccgttgGCGTTGTCATGGTAGCGCGCTCCGTTGAAGGAAGTAGGAAATTGACCAAGCCTCCTCGTGCGCAACGCCGCCGCCGAGCCGTCGACGCGGATGACTTGGATTTGGCGGAGGTAGTGGCGGATTCGTAAGAAAATGTAACACCACTCGCGTGTAACGGACCCGGAGCTGTTGAATGTTAGCTGGCTGTCAGGTGATTGCCAAGGAAGTTGCCGTTTGTGGGCGGCCGGCAGGAGCTTTAGGTCGATATTTTGTGTGTGCACGCGGCTGTTGATATACCTACCGTGAACGGCGCGGCGGACGGTTATGAGTGGCGATTTATGGGAAATTCCGGGTTAGCTGAACGCAGCACTTTTTTCAGCTCCTTGTGTGTGATACCTTGGGGTTCACTAATGTAGGGTAGAGATAGTTGTTACTTTCGCCGGTACAACTCGCTGGCATCCGTGTCTTGGTAATTTGTGTGCCATTAGACCGTCGACGCTGGTGTTAGCAACAATTTCTCTAAACGTAATTTTCTGTCGAATCATCACCTGTGCCGATTGGTGTCATGTGCTTTTTGTGGCAAGGCGATCCCAGCCAGGAAAATGCGGAATTTGCCTATCTCGAACCCCAAGGTGTACCgaatgcaaagcaaagcaaagataaccgtacacatcgtagttgctactaggTGATTGACCaggacaatcgaagttgcacagagaaccattgAATGTCGAAGCTTGGGACttgctaaccattctcaatgtgcacaagagttcaacatttgaaagtcagtatcggcgccggccacgtccttacggtcctTGGCCAAAGAAGGCCAAAGGCCAAAGAAGGAAAAAGACCAAAGGCTAAAGGCCAAAGAAGGCCAAAGGCCAAAGAAGGCCAAAGGCCAAAGAAGGCCAAAGGCCAAAGAAGGCCAAAGGCCAAAGAAGGCCAAAGACCAAAGGCCAAAGAAGGCCAAAGGCCAAAGAAGGCCAAAGGCCAAAGAAGGCCAAAGGCCAAAGAAGGCCAAAGGCCAAAGAAGGCCAAAGACCAAAGGCCAAAGAAGGCCAAAGGCCAAAGAAGGCCAAAGGCCGAAGAAGGCCAAAGGCCAAAGACCAAAGGCCAAAGAAGGCCAAAGGCCAAAGAAGGCCAAAGGCCAAAGAAGGCCAAAGAAGGCCAAAGGAAAAAGAAGGCCAAAGAAGGCCAAAGGCCGAAGAAGGCCAAAGGCCAAAGAAGGCCAAAGGCCAAAGAAGGCCAAAGACCAAAGGCCAAAGGCCAAAGAAGGCCAAAGGCCAAAGAAGGCCAAAGGCCAAAGAAGGCCAAAGGCCAAAGAAGGCCAAAGGCCAAAGAAGGCCAAAGGCCAAAGAAGGCCAAAGGCCAAAGAAGGCCAAAGGCCAAAGAAGGCCAAAGACCAAAGAAGGCCAAAGGCCAAAGGCCAAAGAAGGCCAAAGGCCAAAGAAGGCCAAAGGCCAAAGAAGGCCAAAGGCCAAAGAAGGCCAAAGGCCAGAGGCCAAAGAAGGACAAAGGCCAAAGAAGGCCAAAGACCAAAGGCCAGAGACGGCCAAAGACGGCCAAAGGCCAAAAAAGGCCAAAGGCCAAAGAAGGCCAAAGGCCAAAGAAGGCCAAAGGCCAAAGAAGGCCAAAGGCCAAAGGCCAAAGAAGGCCAAAGGCCAAAGAAGGCCAAAGGCCAAAGGCCAAAGAAGGCCAAAGGCCAAAGAAGGCCAAAGGCCAAAGAAAGCCAAAGGCCAAAGAAGGCCAAAGGCCAAAGAAGGCCAAAAGCCAAAGAAGGCCAAAGGCCAAGGGCCAAAGAAGGCCAAAGGTCAAGAAAGGCCAAAGAAGACCAAAGGCCAAAGGCCAAAGGTCAAAGTCAAAGGCTAAAGCCAAAGATCAAAGCCAAAGACCAAAGTCAAAGGCCAAAGCCAAAGGCCAAATCCAAAGGCCAAAGCCAAACGTCAAAGCCAAAGGCCAAAacaaaacccaatccaaatccagtggAAATTTCCCACTTAGAGTGAAGATCTCCTCTTCTGCGATGTTCGTTGACATACGTACATTGTAGCAGCTCTTCATTGAATTTACATTTCACAGTTGGTTTAACAGTTTAGTAAGCTGACCTTCACACTTAGCTTTACGATTCACCACATTGCCACATTATTTCTCATTGCTCCTCCAAGTCGCAAAGTGATTTCATCGCCGTAAGATTTAGCGTCACTTACGTCAATCAGATTCAAACgccaccaccatgctcattggcGTTTGTGGTTAATCATCATTCGACTGCCTAATTAAGTTTATAAAAGTGTTGACACCCAGTCCAGTTTGTAAAGCTTCACATCTAATAAATGTGTGGCGGCTTGTGTCTGTCAGAAATGTAATCTAACGCTTTACTCTAGGAGGCAATCAGCGCTCGCAAAAGACTTCTACTTAGTCATAAGACCAAAAAGAAGAAGCAGAAGTAGGAAggagacgtcgtcgtcgtcgtcgtttccgCCGGTATGGCGTTTTCATTCATGAAAACGTGCTAATCTATTCTAACAACATGTGCGCGAACGCACATGACACCCACTGGTTGGCTGGCTATTAGCTAGACTGAACCGACGACTGACTCCGACTCGTCGTCGACTACTGCCTAATATGGAATAAATAACAAAGAAGTGTAATGGTGGTGATACTGTagggaaaaaaaaaacgaaacgacGAGATATGGCGAATACTGCTTTATGGCTGCTGGTTGTTTGGATTGCCCGATGGAGGATGCAATAAATCATAAATGTCTCGTGATATTTGGTCGTGATGGTAATCAAAATTGTGTCCAACTTGCTTCATGAGGAAGCGAGCTCAGCGTAGCTCTAATATTCATAAGAAGCTGAGTCAGATGAGTTGTTTTGTTATCTAATCTTTAAGAATAGTTATTATCAATAAAAGCaattgcatagacctaaatatcccacacactccgatattaaaatttaattcaaatgaaaatagtGCATTTCACCCCACACTCCCATTAGAACAGAACAACTGCCCAGGTGCTTGAATTTCAATTTACGCCAATATCAATGCCCATCGTAACTAACGCGCAAAATTTCGGCAGCtagaaaaatcgcaccatacattactgacctggttttatgaatcatcgctcatgtgacgacggacggatggtcggccggggcaacgatcgcgcagcgatacgttgttcatgatcgtacacgttgggtccggttggtatggtacagttttgattacgcttggttgacgacgataacgatgatgatggtaatgatgataatgacgagtaggataggtagagtactaggttttggactttgagtatttacttttggtagggttttggatacgcccaagctggatcgggcattgttaggaagtatCGTGACTATTTCGGCAAAACGAGAGTGATGGTtggagttttagacacgcccaagctggttcgggtattgctaggaaatttaggctataaatacggaggctttggcttcagtcggggtcagttGTTGTGGgtcagtagtcggggagttcggtgacaacgttaacgcaggcagcacatcggataagtcttgagctcccatgtgggacacctctagatactgcccaaataaaggctgtagttagtacgaaagcaaggacttaggtgatacgaattaagtgaaaagtgtaatgtaatttgttaaaaagttgttaggaaagactagaacaatactatggagaaaaagtgaatcgttgtaatagaagataagtgatggtttgtgatacttcaatatagtgtaTTAAAAAtatgtcggactgtaatgaattgaaagatatcacattccgtgtagtgtttaatgcagcccctggacggtacagggcgcttcacaatGATATCACTTTAGAAGCAGCAATTCATTAACAATCAAATTTCAATAATACTTAGTTCCCCTATTATTTTTTTACTTGATCTCATTCATAatcattttcattcttttgcgttataatttcaataaaactgcatgaaattaccccaggaaataaaaattacaaaaaaataacttcgtaaattcctccaggagttccttcaggacttcttcaagtaaatccttcaggaattcctccaagtcccCTAAGatgttcttttaaaattccttcacactacatgaattcttccagaaagtactccaggaatccctgcaggattttatacagaaatttgttcaagaaattcttagacaaattcctggtagagttcttgtaggaattcttgaataaatttttagaaagaatttttcaaggaattcctggagaaaatctgggtggaattcttgaaacaagtcttaaaggtattcctgaagtaattcatgggagggaattctggcaggaattctggattgttggaggaattactggaggagttcttggatgatttcttgatggaatccctgaggaatttcctttaggcaattgtggaggaatttcacaaagatttcctgaaagaattcgtgaaggtatttattgaaaaatccctagaggtattcctagagtaatttatagaggaatccctgcccaaattcctggagggattcttggaggaatttccgacagaagcaTTGGAGtaggttttggagaaattcttaacggagttacacgcaaaaaaatccgttccgatatacgtgcactcccaatcacggcaacgggaacaaacgggaactatgcatagcaacgataacaacaatacgaaatgtacaccgtgaactagatttcacgttctctagaacgcccgtattgacagctggaactagttccagtttacggtgtatatttgcttgttctcatatttgcgtttgtttgttcacgattATCAAAACGGTTTTTTGAGCGTGTactgtcagaattcctgagagaatttctgaaggaattttcgggacggattcttggagaaattcttagcagaagtttttttaaggaataactgaaaaaaatcttggaaaaaatcctgaaggaaattttggagaaatttctggagaagtctcggagcagttcctcggaggaatgcctggagttgtcccaggagtattttcttgaggaattcctgaaggtttcctgaagaatctttgaggtattcatgaaaaaattggtggtagattttttggatgaattatcgaaggaatttcttggaaaaaatccttggaggaatttctggagaaattcctgaagggattcttggcagaagtcataGAAGGATCCTTGTTTAATTCTTGGTAAAGGTCCTGTAGggctttttggaggagttcctggaaggattcatgaaagaattctaggaagatgaCTTGGAGGAAATaattgatgaattcttggagaaatttctt contains:
- the LOC134291036 gene encoding uncharacterized protein LOC134291036, with the translated sequence MRNLPISNPKVYRMQSKAKITVHIVVATRPKAKEGKRPKAKGQRRPKAKEGQRPKKAKGQRRPKAKEGQRPKAKEGQRPKKAKGQRRPKAKEGQRPKKAKDQRPKKAKGQRRPKAEEGQRPKTKGQRRPKAKEGQRPKKAKEGQRKKKAKEGQRPKKAKGQRRPKAKEGQRPKAKGQRRPKAKEGQRPKKAKGQRRPKAKEGQRPKKAKGQRRPKAKEGQRPKKAKGQRPKKAKGQRRPKAKEGQRPKKAKGQRPKKDKGQRRPKTKGQRRPKTAKGQKRPKAKEGQRPKKAKGQRRPKAKGQRRPKAKEGQRPKAKEGQRPKKAKGQRKPKAKEGQRPKKAKSQRRPKAKGQRRPKVKKGQRRPKAKGQRSKSKAKAKDQSQRPKSKAKAKGQIQRPKPNVKAKGQNKTQSKSSGNFPLRVKISSSAMFVDIRTL